Part of the Actinomycetota bacterium genome, TCTTTAGGTCGATTTCATAGGGGTCTTAAGAAAGGAATGATGTTAGTGGAACGAGCGTACTGTGACGCGCTGCGCGTAGCTTTCGAATTCGAGCACAACGGTGAGTTGTTTTACCGTCAACTTATCGACAAGGTAACCGATCCTTTTGCGAAGAAAGTCCTTATTTTTCTCGCGGACGAAGAGGTCGAGCACGTACGGAAAATCACGGCGTTCAACGACCACCTCTTGGGGAACGGAGACTTCGACATCGCGACCGAGTGCCGCCTAGACCTCACCGACCGCATTCAAGGACTCGTCGCGGAGCGGATGAAAAGCACCGAAAAAGGTGTCGAACCGTTGGCCGACGATATCGACATATACGATATCGCGCTCACGATGGAGACGCGTAGCTACGAACTCTATGAGAAGGCGCTGGAGGAAGCCGAAGATGAGCGCGTGGAGACTTTCTTCCGCTTCATGGTCGCCGAAGAGCAGCAACACTACGACCTCCTCGCCAACTCCAAAAAATACCTTACCGACCCCGCCTATTATTTCGAAGAGTACGGCGGCTGGATTTTCGGCTAACCAAGCGTTGTCAAAGGGCTCGACACGAGCCCTTTTTATTTTGCCCGCGCCTCGGGCCAAGCACGTCCGAAAATTGACATAACAGCACTTTAGCGATAGGATATAGAACCAGACAATATAAGCAATCAGACTAATCGGGGCGAGAACCCGGTTTTTAAGTTGAGCCTGATTTTTACGAGAAAGGATTCGATTATGCTTATCAAAAAAGGGTCGACGGTGACATTCGCATACAAGCTTTTCCACGATGAGACCCTGATGGATGAGACCCTCGACGGCAAGCCCATGACCTACACGCAAGGCGAAGGCAGCCTTATAGTCGGCCTCGAAAAGGAGATGGACGGCCTAAAGCGGGGTGACAAGAGATCGATAACCGTCACTCCCGAAGACGCCTATGGGATGCACACGGAGGAAAGAATAATCCGCGTGCCGCGCAAAGAAATCCCCAAAGAAGCGGACGTACACGTCGGCGACAAGGTTCCCGGCAAGGACCCGGAAGGTGAAATGCTCGTCGGCACTATCGTCGAGATAAACGATGAGTTCGTCAGCATCGATTTCAACCACGAGCTGGCAGGTAAAGAGTTGCGCTTCGAGGTGGAGGTAATAGAGGTCGCGAACTAGCCGAAGACATACTTGGGAGCACGGCATGATTTGGCCGCGGAATCATGCCGTTAAAAAGACAGCGACTCGTGTGAGCCGCTGTCTTTTGTGTTTTATTAAAGCCTATCGAGTGCCTACTTCTGCGTATCTTCAGCGCTAGCCTTCGCCGGCTCGGTAGATGTTATCTTTTGGCTGGTCACTTGTCCCTGATGGTTCGCCTTGCTGAGAGCTTCGATAATTTTGTCCTCGCTCACCTTGCTCCCGTCATATTGTACTTCACATAGCTGGTTATCGTAATCGGCCCTTACTTGGCCGATGCCGCCGGTAGTCCCAAACTGGGCCGCGATGGTCTCCAAACAATCGGTACCCGCCAACTCGACCAGTTTAAACGTGGCCACTTTTGCCTTCGACGCGTCGATTGTGCCGACCGTCTTTACCTCCACGCCCGTCATCGGCGGCGATAGCGGCTGATTCGAATTGACAGGAGCCACTTCGGCATTGTTCGCCGCCTGATTCGTGTTACCCGGTTGGAGCGCGTAATACACCAATACCGCCAGCGACATAACGATAACCGCTATCGCGGCCACCTGATTCGTGTTCGGACCGGTCTTAACATTAGCTTGTGGTTGAGGTTTTGCGGACGGTCTTCCCTTTACTTTCCGTTTAGCCATCAAATCACTCCTTACAGTAAATCCTTATCCTGATTTTCTCAAGAAATGAGCATCAAGTAAAGAGAGTATCCTAGCCCTGCTTCGAGCGGCGAACCAATGAGGCTATCTCTCTCGGGTAAAACGACATCAGAGTCCCAACAGTAATGAGCGCGGTCGAAAACCAGAAGATACCGAGATGGCGCCGGATATCGGCGACGAGCACCAGGTCGAAAACGAATACTACGAAACCGAGATGGAGCAGGGCCGAGCCGATCTGAACGAGCGCGCCCTCCCGTTCGAATACGAGCGTGCCTGTGCGCGCGCCTGTCAGCACGACCACCACCAGCTGGAGCAGGGCCGATATCAGCAATAAAAAACCCAGCCCCCAAGCGAAACCCCACAATATCCCGACCATCGCGCTCAAGGCCAGGATAACGAAGCTCGACTGGAGCAGATATGTTCGCGGGATAAACCTCTTCGGTATGCACATACACAAAGCGAGCACGAGCGCGACGACAAACGGATAAGCATACGCGTTCATCCGGCCGAGATAATCGGCGTAAAGCGGGCCTCTCGTCCAATTCGGGTTGTTTATGCTATTATTCCAACTCTCCAGGGTCCCGTAGATAAAGACCGCGGAGAGCGCGGTGAGGATTGCGACCGTCGCAAGCGCCAACACATAGTCGTATACGCCCGGTTTTGTCACCTTCAACATGCCGTCGGCACCTCCCTATCGACTCTTAACCATACGAATGAACACCCGGAATCAGATATGTCGTAATATAAGTCAGGACTAAGGCCACGAAGCAGAGAACCCCCAGGGACGCGGTGACCGCCCACATCCCACGCCTCTGCAAATGAAGGCGCGAGTGGAGATAAGCCGTATATAGCATCCACATCAGAATGGACATATTTACCTTCGGAGACCACCACCACGGCTCGTTGGGCCAAGCCTTCAGCGCCCACGGGTAGCTCACGAGCATACCGAAGGTCAACAGGGTATAACCGAGCCGTGCATAACGATACGCGATGTTATCGAAAGCCGTCTCTCCCCTCTTTATCAGCATGAAGACCGACGCGAGAAACGAGACAATCAGCGCGGCATACGATATAAACAAGAGCGGCGGATGTATCCACATATAGGTCGAGTTATAGAAATAGACGACTTTGCCGTAAAACATCTGGAAGAACCGCATCTGTGTGGCGGGGTCCCCGCTATTCATCGCCATCTGATAATTCATGATTTCCCCATGGAGACCGGGCAGCGGCTCGGTAAAAGGGTTCGACGTGAGCATTGTTAAGTAGACGAACCCGGCAAAGACGACATTTAGCCAACAGCTAAAGGTCTTGTTCTCGGCGCGTCGATAGACGAAATAGGTAAATAGCCCCAAGAATATCGCCCAGAAATAGAGCTTCTCGCTCTCGATCCAGAGCGGGGCCGTCAATTTGCCGACAACGAGCGCGTTCGATGGATTGATAATTTGCACGCTCGTATATATTTGATAGTGAAACCACACCAGCACCGCGAAACCGAGAAGCAGCGAGGCAACGGTCGCGATCAACACGCGGCCGGCATGCGCGCTCCCGGCCACGCTCAAGGCCGCCAGCACCGTCGCTAAGGTGACGAGAAGTATTAACAGGTAGAGGTCGAGCCCTTGCAGAAACTCTCTCGCCTGAAGATAGGTTGCTATATCCACATCTCCCCCACATTTCGGTTTGCCGCCGGCACGGAAATTTAACCGGCCGACTAAAAAGCCTTTCAGCGACAGGCTTGCTTACCAAAGTCTATTTTACCAGCTATACTGTCAATTAGGGAGAATTGATTGAATGAACCAACCAGAAAAGCGCGCTCACATACAGATAAACCTCGGCAGCATCGATGGTTTTCCGCTCGTAACATTGGATGGCGAGTGCGATGCCTTCACGGCGCCGTTCATTCACGGCGCGGTCGGCGCCCTCATCGACGCCGGTTATACCGGAATAATCATCGACATCACCGACCTGCGATATATGGACGGGGCCGGATTCGAGGCGCTCGATAGTTGTTGCACGAAAATTAAAGCGGTCGACGGCATGCTTCTCATAGTAAATCCCGGAAAGAACGTCGAGAATATCTACGAAATGTTGCGGGAGAAAGAGAGCTGTGAGATAGAGCGGGATGTCGAGAGCGCGCTTGCAAGATTAAGGGAGACCAAGTGCCGAAAATAAACAATGGAAAATAAATAATGGGCACGACCACATCGTGCCCATTATTTACCGCGTATCGGCCCCGGACATCCGGCGCCCTCAACGACCAACTTTAGATAAACCAGT contains:
- a CDS encoding FKBP-type peptidyl-prolyl cis-trans isomerase translates to MLIKKGSTVTFAYKLFHDETLMDETLDGKPMTYTQGEGSLIVGLEKEMDGLKRGDKRSITVTPEDAYGMHTEERIIRVPRKEIPKEADVHVGDKVPGKDPEGEMLVGTIVEINDEFVSIDFNHELAGKELRFEVEVIEVAN
- the ccsA gene encoding cytochrome c biogenesis protein CcsA, giving the protein MDIATYLQAREFLQGLDLYLLILLVTLATVLAALSVAGSAHAGRVLIATVASLLLGFAVLVWFHYQIYTSVQIINPSNALVVGKLTAPLWIESEKLYFWAIFLGLFTYFVYRRAENKTFSCWLNVVFAGFVYLTMLTSNPFTEPLPGLHGEIMNYQMAMNSGDPATQMRFFQMFYGKVVYFYNSTYMWIHPPLLFISYAALIVSFLASVFMLIKRGETAFDNIAYRYARLGYTLLTFGMLVSYPWALKAWPNEPWWWSPKVNMSILMWMLYTAYLHSRLHLQRRGMWAVTASLGVLCFVALVLTYITTYLIPGVHSYG
- a CDS encoding ferritin family protein is translated as MMLVERAYCDALRVAFEFEHNGELFYRQLIDKVTDPFAKKVLIFLADEEVEHVRKITAFNDHLLGNGDFDIATECRLDLTDRIQGLVAERMKSTEKGVEPLADDIDIYDIALTMETRSYELYEKALEEAEDERVETFFRFMVAEEQQHYDLLANSKKYLTDPAYYFEEYGGWIFG
- a CDS encoding heavy-metal-associated domain-containing protein, with amino-acid sequence MAKRKVKGRPSAKPQPQANVKTGPNTNQVAAIAVIVMSLAVLVYYALQPGNTNQAANNAEVAPVNSNQPLSPPMTGVEVKTVGTIDASKAKVATFKLVELAGTDCLETIAAQFGTTGGIGQVRADYDNQLCEVQYDGSKVSEDKIIEALSKANHQGQVTSQKITSTEPAKASAEDTQK
- a CDS encoding STAS domain-containing protein → MNQPEKRAHIQINLGSIDGFPLVTLDGECDAFTAPFIHGAVGALIDAGYTGIIIDITDLRYMDGAGFEALDSCCTKIKAVDGMLLIVNPGKNVENIYEMLREKESCEIERDVESALARLRETKCRK